In Deltaproteobacteria bacterium, the following proteins share a genomic window:
- a CDS encoding hotdog fold thioesterase, with amino-acid sequence MEDKAWRIAQWMNKNDQIAVNFGMKVTEAKLGGCAVEMKVTDKMLNAVGITHGAAIYALADFAFAVASNSWGQVAVALNAHINFPASSKKGNILKAVATEEAKSRHTAIYKIEIKREDGVLVGLFTGTVFRRDDSVESWMKS; translated from the coding sequence GTGGAAGATAAAGCCTGGCGAATTGCGCAATGGATGAACAAAAATGACCAGATAGCGGTGAACTTTGGAATGAAGGTTACGGAGGCAAAATTAGGAGGATGTGCAGTAGAAATGAAAGTAACAGACAAAATGTTAAATGCGGTGGGAATTACACACGGAGCGGCCATCTATGCTCTGGCTGATTTTGCCTTTGCAGTAGCATCTAATAGTTGGGGTCAAGTGGCTGTGGCTCTAAATGCGCATATAAACTTTCCTGCTTCCAGCAAGAAAGGGAATATACTTAAAGCTGTTGCTACCGAAGAGGCAAAAAGCCGACATACTGCTATTTATAAGATTGAAATTAAACGAGAAGATGGCGTGCTGGTTGGTTTATTTACAGGAACCGTGTTTAGAAGAGATGACAGTGTAGAAAGCTGGATGAAAAGCTAA
- a CDS encoding metal ABC transporter permease — protein MSILQYSFMQYALLAALLAGIACGIVGSFVVAKRIVFISGGISHAAFGGIGIGYFIGLNPILTAIPFSLLSAIGIGLISRRTKVHIDTTIGAFWSVGMAIGILFVALTPGYAPDLFGYLFGNILTVSPLDLKLMLILDIVIILTTFLFYKEFLAICFDEEFAEVMGMPVEGLYLLLLCLVALSVVVLIRIVGIILVIALLTIPSAVVKRFAHSLKQLMFFSIISATILTIIGIWLSYLLNLPSGATIVLTMGVVFAISIFLKRF, from the coding sequence ATGAGTATATTGCAATACAGTTTTATGCAGTATGCTTTGCTGGCGGCACTTTTGGCGGGTATTGCCTGTGGTATTGTGGGAAGTTTCGTGGTGGCAAAACGAATAGTGTTTATCAGTGGTGGAATTTCTCATGCGGCATTCGGTGGAATTGGTATAGGATATTTCATCGGTTTAAACCCCATTCTCACTGCTATTCCTTTTAGCCTTTTATCAGCCATAGGTATTGGATTAATATCAAGGAGAACAAAGGTTCATATAGATACTACTATCGGTGCATTCTGGTCTGTTGGAATGGCCATAGGTATCCTGTTTGTTGCCTTAACTCCCGGATATGCACCAGACCTGTTCGGCTATCTTTTTGGCAACATCTTGACTGTTTCTCCTTTAGATTTAAAGCTGATGCTTATCCTGGATATAGTGATCATTTTAACTACCTTTCTTTTCTATAAAGAATTTCTTGCTATTTGTTTTGATGAAGAATTTGCAGAGGTTATGGGTATGCCCGTAGAAGGATTATATCTCTTGTTGCTTTGTCTTGTGGCTTTGAGTGTTGTGGTGTTAATTCGGATTGTGGGTATCATTCTGGTTATTGCATTGTTAACTATTCCCTCTGCTGTAGTAAAGCGCTTTGCTCATAGCCTCAAACAACTTATGTTCTTTTCTATTATTTCAGCTACAATTCTAACGATTATTGGGATATGGCTTTCCTATTTGCTTAATCTTCCCTCTGGAGCGACTATTGTTTTGACTATGGGAGTGGTTTTTGCTATTTCTATTTTTCTTAAGCGTTTTTAA